The nucleotide window CGGTCACTTGGCAAACAGAGCAAAAAAGCACATACCAAGACAACCGAACCCGCGTTGAGGCCCCTGAGCTTCGCTCATCCCCAACGCCCCCATTTTTCTTTCCTGCATGAAAACCCTTACGATCCTCTCCCATGCTTTCGCCCTTGTTCTTGGCGTGACCTCCGCCCGTGCGGAAACCCGTACCTGGACCTCTGTTACCGGCACCAAAGTTGAAGCCACTTTGGTCGACCAGAATTGTACCACGTTAACTTGAAGCGATAGACACCTAAAATCTTGACATTTTGAGCCGATAAGCTCAGTAGTGACATATGCCAATTTCAGCGAAAATCGTTGCCTCTGCACTGCTTTACGAAGCTAAGCAGATGGGTATAAACGACGTATCCAATATGAAGCTCCAGAAACTGCTTCATGATACGCAAGGCTACCACTTGGCCCTCTTTGAAACCCGAGCATTCACAAACGAAATCGAGGCCTGGCCACACGGTTCCGTAATACCAGCCGTTTACCACGAATATAAAGCCTACGAAAATGCGGCAATACCCGCACCCACTTTTCAACAAATCCCTGAAACAACACGTACAGCCATTATCTACGCCTTAACCGGCCGAGGAGAAAAATCAGCCATAGAATTGAGGCAAGAAAATCACGACGAAGCTCCTTGGAAAGAAGCTTGGCCGATAACACTGTGGCACCGAATGACAAACCGGTTCAAAGCTGCGAACATAAACGAAAATACCATGAAAACACTTTTTGAAGAAAAAATTACTAAACGCCAAAACGGAAAATTGGCAAATGACGATGAACATTGCTTTTCCGTCGACTTGCCTGCGTTTCGAGAAATCGAACGTATCCTCGCTGCACCCGCTTCCGAAGCTCTCATTAAGTTTATGAGAACACCCTCAGTTTTCGAAAACGGGAAAATCGACGAAATCCTTAGGGCTCGTCAGCAAAAAACCGTGTAACTCATGTCTGGCATAAAACTGGTAACACCAAAACATTGCGCCAAGAATTTTGATTGCGGAAATCTAGAACTAAACGAATTCATTAAAAAACGCGCAGTCGAATACGCAAATCTAGGTATTTGTAAAACTTACGGACTAATAGACGACAACGATAAGATTTTAGGCTACTACACCTTGTCGTCTTGGTTGATAACCTTAAATGACGCCACCCAAGGCGTGCTCCAAGGCTTTGTTGATAAATTCAGTATTCCAAGTGCCCTTATGGGCAAATTGGCGGTATCAACAGAAATGCAAAAAGTCGGTGTAGGTTCCGGACTCATTAAAGACGCAGTTAAAAATGCGGCCTTGGCCTCTGAAATATTAGGAATCAAAGCCTTAGCCCTACACGCCAAAGACGCTCAACTTGCAACATACTACAAAAAATTTGGATTTATAGCCTGCACTAAAAAGCCATTATACTTAATGGCCTCTCTGGACCAACTCAGGATAAATTAAAACAGTTGCCCAAAAAGCCTCCTGCAAAGGA belongs to Opitutus sp. and includes:
- a CDS encoding GNAT family N-acetyltransferase, producing the protein MSGIKLVTPKHCAKNFDCGNLELNEFIKKRAVEYANLGICKTYGLIDDNDKILGYYTLSSWLITLNDATQGVLQGFVDKFSIPSALMGKLAVSTEMQKVGVGSGLIKDAVKNAALASEILGIKALALHAKDAQLATYYKKFGFIACTKKPLYLMASLDQLRIN
- a CDS encoding DUF4065 domain-containing protein, giving the protein MPISAKIVASALLYEAKQMGINDVSNMKLQKLLHDTQGYHLALFETRAFTNEIEAWPHGSVIPAVYHEYKAYENAAIPAPTFQQIPETTRTAIIYALTGRGEKSAIELRQENHDEAPWKEAWPITLWHRMTNRFKAANINENTMKTLFEEKITKRQNGKLANDDEHCFSVDLPAFREIERILAAPASEALIKFMRTPSVFENGKIDEILRARQQKTV